A section of the Flaviflexus equikiangi genome encodes:
- the trxB gene encoding thioredoxin-disulfide reductase → MSDIRDVIIVGSGPAGYTAAIYTARAGLAPLVLAGALDAGGALMTTTEVENFPGFPEGIQGPDLMENMREQAERFGAIIEFDDAIELNLEGDVKEIKTATDTYRAKAVILALGSEYRKLGLDGESTYSGKGVSWCATCDGFFFKNQEIAVVGGGDSAVTEALFLTKFASKVTVIHRRGELRASKVMADRLLSHDKVEMAWNSAVTKINGDGRLESVTLTDTVTGQQRDLPVGGLFIAIGHDPRTGIVKDQIDLDSNGYIVVDSPTTATSIPGVFACGDVVDHRYRQAITAAGTGCSAALDAEAYLDEL, encoded by the coding sequence ATGTCAGATATTCGCGACGTCATCATCGTCGGATCCGGACCCGCCGGATATACCGCTGCGATCTATACCGCACGCGCCGGGCTGGCTCCGCTCGTCCTCGCTGGCGCTCTCGATGCCGGTGGTGCACTCATGACCACGACTGAGGTTGAGAACTTCCCCGGTTTCCCCGAGGGCATCCAGGGCCCGGATCTCATGGAGAACATGAGGGAGCAGGCCGAGAGGTTCGGGGCGATTATCGAGTTCGACGACGCAATCGAACTGAACCTCGAGGGCGATGTCAAGGAGATCAAGACTGCTACCGACACGTATCGTGCGAAGGCGGTGATTCTTGCCCTGGGCAGCGAGTACCGCAAGCTTGGCCTCGATGGAGAATCGACCTACTCCGGCAAGGGTGTGTCGTGGTGCGCCACCTGTGATGGCTTCTTCTTCAAGAACCAGGAGATCGCCGTAGTCGGCGGCGGAGATTCAGCCGTCACCGAGGCACTCTTCCTCACGAAGTTCGCTTCCAAGGTGACTGTCATCCATCGCCGCGGCGAGCTGCGGGCCTCGAAGGTGATGGCCGACAGGCTGCTCTCCCACGACAAGGTCGAGATGGCATGGAACAGCGCCGTCACGAAGATCAACGGCGATGGCCGCCTCGAATCGGTCACGCTGACCGACACCGTGACGGGGCAGCAGCGTGACCTGCCGGTCGGCGGGCTCTTCATCGCCATCGGCCACGATCCGCGCACCGGAATCGTCAAGGACCAGATCGATCTGGATTCGAACGGCTACATCGTCGTCGATTCCCCCACGACAGCCACCTCCATCCCCGGTGTGTTCGCATGCGGAGACGTCGTCGACCATCGCTACCGTCAGGCCATCACGGCCGCCGGTACGGGTTGTTCTGCGGCGTTGGACGCCGAAGCCTACCTCGATGAGCTGTGA
- a CDS encoding Jag family protein — MSELNERESLIKRLDAEGDIAADYLEELLDIADLDGDIDITVEADRASLAIVADEGADPRLKKLVGKNGEVLDALQELTRLAVQTATGERSRLMLDIDGYRAHHRERVLAIAKEAIKEVLASGEEKHLDPMNPFERKVVHDAVAEAGLASDSEGVGPARHVVIGLAIDDEGSDADENDE, encoded by the coding sequence ATGTCTGAACTTAACGAACGTGAATCTCTCATCAAGCGTCTTGATGCGGAGGGCGATATCGCCGCAGATTACCTGGAGGAATTGCTCGATATTGCCGATCTCGATGGCGATATCGACATCACCGTGGAAGCAGACCGCGCAAGTCTCGCGATAGTCGCGGACGAAGGCGCGGATCCGCGGTTGAAGAAGCTCGTGGGGAAGAACGGTGAGGTGCTTGACGCACTCCAAGAATTGACCCGCCTTGCTGTTCAAACAGCAACCGGGGAACGTTCCCGGCTCATGCTCGACATCGACGGCTATCGTGCTCATCACCGGGAACGAGTGCTCGCGATCGCAAAGGAAGCAATCAAGGAAGTCCTCGCCTCGGGCGAAGAGAAGCACCTTGATCCGATGAATCCGTTCGAGCGGAAGGTCGTTCACGACGCGGTTGCCGAGGCCGGGCTCGCATCGGACTCCGAAGGTGTCGGCCCCGCCCGCCATGTCGTCATCGGCCTGGCGATCGACGACGAGGGCTCCGACGCCGACGAGAACGACGAGTAG
- a CDS encoding ParB/RepB/Spo0J family partition protein, whose product MAERRRGLGQGLSVLIPPQSSPQTKKTKRAEQPIDVFFGGAAAPDTLTDDSPSNESPDTAEATGDGQDLVPVPGATLKIIPIGDIVANTRQPRTVFNEDDLAELAASIAEVGLLQPIVVREGDDGHGYELIMGERRWRASAMAGLAEIPAIVRDTADDDLLRDALLENLHRVELNPLEEASAYQQLLEDFGCTQEELSRRIARSRPQISNTLRLLKLPPLVQRRLAAGVLSAGHARALLGLTDPAAMERLAQRIVAEGLSVRAVEEIVALGDEPRARVTPRSQHHQAAPQLQRLSQDLSDRLDTRVKIKLGARKGTMTVDFGSIDDLNRILDVLSIPVDRVSDQ is encoded by the coding sequence ATGGCAGAACGTCGGCGGGGACTCGGCCAGGGGCTTTCGGTCCTCATCCCACCGCAGAGCTCTCCACAGACAAAGAAGACAAAGCGAGCAGAGCAGCCGATAGACGTCTTCTTCGGTGGCGCGGCTGCACCGGATACTCTGACAGATGACAGTCCTTCCAACGAATCACCGGACACGGCAGAGGCGACAGGGGATGGGCAAGACCTCGTACCGGTGCCGGGTGCGACCCTGAAGATCATCCCGATAGGGGACATCGTCGCGAACACGCGTCAGCCACGTACAGTCTTCAACGAGGACGATCTTGCTGAGCTTGCCGCCTCTATCGCTGAAGTCGGCCTCCTTCAGCCGATCGTCGTTCGTGAAGGCGATGACGGGCATGGATACGAGCTCATCATGGGCGAGCGGCGATGGCGGGCATCAGCGATGGCGGGTCTTGCGGAGATCCCGGCGATTGTGCGCGATACGGCGGACGACGATCTGCTTCGCGACGCTCTGCTCGAGAACCTCCACAGAGTAGAGCTCAACCCCCTCGAAGAGGCTTCTGCCTACCAGCAGCTTCTCGAAGATTTCGGGTGCACGCAAGAAGAGCTCTCCCGTCGGATCGCACGATCGCGCCCACAGATCTCCAACACGCTGCGGCTACTCAAGCTCCCACCCCTCGTCCAGAGGCGGCTGGCTGCCGGTGTTCTGTCGGCCGGCCATGCCAGAGCTCTGCTCGGACTGACCGACCCCGCGGCGATGGAGCGTCTCGCGCAGCGGATCGTTGCCGAAGGCCTCTCCGTGCGCGCTGTCGAAGAGATCGTGGCTCTGGGGGACGAACCCCGCGCCCGTGTGACACCGAGGTCGCAGCATCATCAGGCTGCCCCGCAGCTCCAACGGCTGTCGCAGGATCTCTCGGATCGCCTCGACACGAGAGTGAAGATCAAGCTCGGTGCACGCAAGGGCACGATGACCGTGGACTTCGGATCGATCGACGATCTCAACAGAATCCTCGACGTCCTGTCGATTCCGGTCGATAGAGTCTCTGACCAGTAA
- a CDS encoding thioredoxin family protein yields the protein MSCEALFFTAPWCDPCRQAAPIFSEVMREANLPSTIVDVDLTPDLADRFGVERLPTLVIVSDGVLRGSLTGSRPKAEVRSFVDSALGEVDPPVLPTVAD from the coding sequence ATGAGCTGTGAGGCACTGTTCTTCACAGCGCCCTGGTGCGACCCCTGTCGACAGGCAGCCCCGATCTTCTCGGAGGTCATGAGGGAAGCGAACCTTCCCTCCACCATTGTCGATGTCGACCTCACCCCGGACCTGGCAGACAGGTTCGGGGTTGAGCGTCTACCGACTTTGGTCATTGTCTCGGACGGTGTCCTGAGGGGTAGTCTGACTGGGTCTCGACCAAAGGCAGAAGTGCGTTCGTTTGTCGACAGCGCTCTCGGCGAGGTTGACCCGCCCGTCCTACCGACAGTGGCAGACTAG
- a CDS encoding D-alanine--D-alanine ligase family protein, with amino-acid sequence MTTPRTVAILAGGLNHERDVSIHSGRRVAGALQEAGYHAKVLDVDSNLLQRLDAIEPDVVWPLIHGSTGEDGSLQDLLELIGLPYVGTNAHGSRLGFQKPVAGTMLSRAGIAVPRSTSLPQSLFREVGATAILDLVALRYGFPVVIKPAAGGSALGVSIVKEAKDLPGAMVDSFAYCDRVLIEQYIAGSEVAVSVLETEQGKPFALPPVEIVTNGLYDYDARYNAGRSEYFVPARLSDDLLAMCMDVAVTAHRELHFRHISRSDLMVDSHGVPWFIDANSAPGMTQTSLLPQAVARYAEEKDMAPSDLYSQIVEAALTF; translated from the coding sequence ATGACCACCCCACGCACTGTTGCCATCCTGGCTGGCGGACTCAATCACGAACGTGATGTCTCGATTCATTCGGGCAGGCGTGTCGCGGGTGCCCTCCAAGAAGCCGGATACCATGCCAAGGTTCTCGATGTGGATTCCAATCTTCTCCAGCGCCTGGACGCGATCGAGCCGGATGTCGTGTGGCCCCTCATTCACGGTTCGACCGGCGAAGATGGTTCCCTCCAGGATCTGCTCGAACTCATCGGACTCCCCTATGTCGGGACCAATGCCCACGGGAGCCGTCTCGGCTTTCAGAAGCCGGTAGCCGGGACCATGCTCTCTCGTGCCGGCATCGCGGTTCCACGCTCGACATCACTGCCGCAGTCGCTGTTCAGGGAAGTTGGCGCGACCGCTATCCTCGATCTCGTCGCATTGCGTTATGGCTTCCCGGTCGTCATCAAGCCCGCCGCTGGAGGCAGTGCTCTCGGTGTCAGCATCGTGAAGGAAGCAAAGGATCTTCCTGGAGCCATGGTCGACAGTTTCGCCTACTGCGACCGCGTCCTTATTGAGCAGTACATCGCAGGATCCGAAGTTGCCGTCTCCGTTCTCGAGACAGAGCAGGGTAAACCCTTTGCCCTGCCGCCGGTGGAGATCGTCACGAACGGCCTCTACGATTACGATGCTCGATACAACGCTGGGCGTTCTGAATATTTCGTTCCGGCTCGTTTATCTGACGATCTGCTGGCGATGTGTATGGACGTCGCTGTGACCGCACATCGGGAGCTTCATTTCCGCCATATTTCCCGGTCCGATCTCATGGTCGATTCCCATGGTGTGCCCTGGTTTATCGACGCGAACTCTGCTCCCGGTATGACGCAGACGTCCCTGCTCCCTCAAGCCGTGGCGCGCTACGCAGAGGAGAAGGATATGGCCCCGAGCGATCTGTATTCACAGATCGTCGAGGCCGCCCTGACGTTCTAG
- the murJ gene encoding murein biosynthesis integral membrane protein MurJ codes for MASGIARNSAVMFAGTLASRALGLVRSPLLFGIVVGLNYPAGNAFDIANKLPTLIYMLVAGGVVNAVLVPAIVRASKRHDDGGAAYINKMVTLGVLVLGAITAILTFAAPLLVSLFASGLSGEWYQLAVAFAYWCVPQVFFYGMYTLLGQILNAKENFGPYMWAPVLNNVVAIGGMLAMLAMYGAVSPETALDSSVWDATRIAVLGGSATAGIVAQAAILLIPLYRMGVRLSPDFKFRDAGLRSVAESGSWVLAAMAVGMIPTLLISNVASVASQRASDMDALDALGVPGNAAYTTAYGLYSLPTSLVVVSIVTAIFTRMAHKAGEGDMAGVQEDTSRALRIVAVFTFLSTALIVVLAVPAIRVISPGSSWQEVSSISWVLLTMSLGLVGVGSFTVLQRVYYALEDAKGLFLIQIPFFALHSVLTLSTVLLPAQWIVAGVGLSMAITNTVTCLAALLHLKPRLGGIDGRVLVVSFLRLGLAAALAGITGFVTLRFFGPLSEPFSPANGIVRIAVVSIVMTVVYLAVMRIAGSPELEYLVRPLTAVLRRLRGQAAPASTTLKTNESIPTNGVIVSLNLVSGRRLRDRYELVASMGSTEGRDVWQGVDTVLGVDVRLIFIPADGPTHDATVDAARRGVLVDDVRLIKLLSIFDMPGASVIVTELPSGATLADHIAHGPVPEDQARAIVGETAGAIDAGARRGVRHLTLREELVHIDENGSVLVDGLGIDAAFDGHLPSEMEGRELDRRDVENLAVLLGALILGESAPLDDRTGFLHRAAEKCTDEDVAALLSQVSAGDGPRTTSDMIRALAPWGHIELDSIAASTPGRAHAGLRCHYGPLRRPGTREHRGACDAASCRVAEAFG; via the coding sequence GTGGCCAGCGGTATTGCACGGAACTCGGCAGTCATGTTTGCGGGAACCCTCGCGTCTCGCGCCCTCGGCCTCGTCCGCTCTCCGCTGCTGTTCGGAATTGTTGTCGGCCTCAACTATCCTGCCGGCAACGCATTCGACATCGCGAACAAGCTGCCGACTCTCATCTACATGCTTGTCGCTGGCGGTGTCGTCAACGCCGTCCTCGTGCCGGCTATCGTTCGAGCCTCGAAACGCCATGACGACGGAGGGGCCGCCTACATCAACAAGATGGTGACCCTCGGCGTCCTCGTCCTCGGAGCGATCACCGCGATTCTCACCTTCGCCGCGCCGCTGCTCGTGTCCCTCTTCGCGTCCGGGCTCAGCGGCGAGTGGTATCAGCTGGCTGTCGCGTTCGCCTACTGGTGCGTACCCCAGGTCTTCTTCTACGGCATGTATACGCTCCTCGGGCAGATCCTCAATGCGAAAGAGAACTTCGGTCCCTACATGTGGGCACCCGTTCTCAACAACGTCGTCGCGATCGGCGGGATGCTGGCCATGCTGGCCATGTACGGGGCGGTCAGTCCTGAGACTGCTCTCGATTCCTCCGTGTGGGATGCCACCCGCATCGCCGTTCTCGGCGGCAGCGCCACCGCTGGCATCGTCGCGCAGGCGGCAATCCTCCTCATTCCGCTCTATCGCATGGGAGTGCGCCTCTCCCCGGATTTCAAGTTCCGCGATGCTGGGCTGCGCTCGGTTGCGGAATCCGGTTCTTGGGTGCTCGCAGCCATGGCTGTCGGTATGATCCCCACTCTCCTCATATCGAACGTAGCGTCGGTCGCATCTCAGCGAGCATCCGACATGGATGCGCTGGATGCTCTCGGTGTCCCCGGCAATGCGGCATACACGACCGCCTACGGCCTCTACTCGCTGCCGACCTCTCTCGTCGTCGTCTCTATCGTCACCGCGATCTTCACCCGCATGGCGCATAAGGCAGGAGAGGGTGACATGGCGGGGGTTCAGGAGGATACGTCGCGTGCCCTCCGCATCGTTGCCGTCTTCACCTTCCTCTCGACCGCCCTCATCGTCGTCCTCGCCGTCCCCGCTATCCGTGTCATCAGCCCAGGCTCGTCCTGGCAGGAAGTCTCCTCGATCAGCTGGGTTCTGCTCACGATGTCGCTCGGCCTCGTCGGGGTCGGCTCTTTCACAGTCCTCCAGCGTGTCTACTACGCCCTCGAGGATGCGAAGGGCCTGTTCCTCATCCAGATCCCGTTCTTCGCCCTCCACTCGGTCCTCACGCTGTCGACGGTCCTCCTCCCCGCCCAATGGATTGTGGCCGGGGTGGGGCTGTCCATGGCCATCACCAACACGGTGACGTGTCTCGCCGCGCTCCTCCACCTCAAGCCGCGGCTCGGCGGTATAGACGGCCGCGTTCTTGTCGTGTCGTTTCTTCGACTGGGTCTCGCCGCCGCACTGGCGGGCATCACCGGATTCGTCACGCTCCGCTTCTTCGGACCCCTGTCGGAGCCCTTCTCCCCTGCTAATGGGATCGTCCGCATTGCGGTCGTCAGCATCGTGATGACAGTGGTGTATCTGGCCGTCATGAGGATTGCCGGCTCACCGGAGCTCGAATACCTTGTCAGGCCCCTGACGGCCGTTCTGCGTCGCCTTCGAGGGCAGGCGGCACCCGCAAGCACTACACTGAAGACCAATGAATCAATCCCGACCAACGGAGTAATCGTGTCCTTGAACCTGGTATCCGGGCGGCGACTGCGCGACCGCTACGAACTTGTGGCATCCATGGGCTCAACGGAGGGCAGGGACGTGTGGCAGGGCGTCGACACGGTTCTCGGCGTCGACGTGCGGCTCATCTTCATCCCCGCCGATGGTCCCACGCACGACGCCACCGTCGATGCTGCACGCCGCGGCGTGCTCGTCGACGATGTTCGTCTCATCAAACTCCTCTCGATCTTCGACATGCCGGGCGCGTCCGTCATCGTCACAGAGCTCCCGTCGGGTGCAACCCTGGCCGACCACATCGCGCACGGGCCGGTGCCAGAGGACCAGGCGCGAGCTATCGTCGGCGAGACTGCCGGAGCAATCGATGCGGGGGCACGTCGCGGGGTCCGCCATCTCACCCTCCGCGAGGAGCTCGTCCATATCGACGAGAATGGATCCGTTCTCGTCGACGGCCTCGGAATCGATGCCGCCTTCGACGGCCACCTGCCGTCGGAGATGGAAGGCAGGGAGCTCGACCGGAGGGACGTCGAGAACCTCGCAGTCCTCCTCGGGGCCCTCATTCTCGGGGAGAGCGCGCCTCTCGACGACCGGACAGGGTTCCTTCACCGGGCGGCCGAGAAGTGCACGGACGAAGACGTGGCCGCACTGCTGTCGCAGGTGAGCGCAGGCGACGGACCCCGGACGACAAGCGACATGATCCGGGCACTGGCTCCGTGGGGCCACATCGAGCTCGACAGCATTGCCGCATCAACCCCCGGACGAGCACACGCAGGCCTTCGATGCCATTACGGACCCCTTCGGCGGCCCGGAACCCGTGAGCACCGCGGAGCATGCGACGCCGCCTCCTGCCGTGTGGCCGAAGCGTTCGGATGA
- a CDS encoding ParA family protein: MADPRKKRMRVPESERESFYEAIATQGSPIAAELAQSVSARERLNRAKFEKPQATRIMAVTNQKGGVGKTTTTVNIAAALAKHGMNVLVIDSDPQGNASTALGIEHHSDVASIYDILLGGMSIAEVTEQSKEGPSLRVVPATIELAGAEIELVNVDDRERRLKVALDEYLSTTSDRGEERVDYVLIDCPPSLGLLTINAMVAATEVFIPIQCEYYALEGLSQLLNNINLVKNSMNEVLEISTILLTMFDRRTNLSNEVALDVREHFPDATLNTKIPRSVRISEAPSFQQTVITYDPASPGAIAYEQASLEIAKRGAK; the protein is encoded by the coding sequence ATGGCTGACCCACGCAAAAAACGAATGCGTGTTCCAGAGAGTGAACGAGAGAGCTTCTACGAGGCTATCGCGACACAGGGATCTCCGATCGCAGCGGAGCTAGCGCAAAGTGTCTCTGCTCGCGAGCGTCTCAATCGTGCCAAGTTCGAGAAGCCACAGGCTACAAGAATCATGGCCGTGACCAATCAAAAAGGTGGCGTCGGAAAGACGACAACAACCGTCAATATTGCTGCGGCTTTGGCGAAGCACGGCATGAACGTGCTGGTCATAGACTCGGACCCGCAGGGCAATGCCTCAACGGCTCTCGGGATTGAACACCACTCGGACGTCGCATCCATCTATGACATCCTTCTCGGAGGAATGTCGATAGCCGAAGTCACAGAACAGAGCAAAGAAGGTCCGTCCCTCCGCGTCGTTCCAGCGACGATTGAGCTAGCCGGCGCTGAGATCGAGCTGGTCAATGTCGACGATCGCGAACGCCGCTTGAAGGTAGCGCTCGATGAATACCTGTCGACGACAAGTGATCGGGGTGAAGAGCGCGTGGACTATGTTCTTATCGATTGTCCGCCCAGCCTCGGTCTTCTCACAATCAACGCGATGGTTGCAGCAACGGAGGTCTTCATTCCGATTCAGTGCGAGTATTATGCGCTTGAGGGGTTGAGTCAGCTTCTTAACAACATCAATCTCGTCAAAAACTCCATGAATGAAGTACTTGAGATTTCAACTATATTGCTGACGATGTTTGATCGTCGAACAAACCTGTCGAATGAGGTTGCTCTGGACGTCAGGGAGCATTTTCCCGATGCCACGCTCAATACCAAAATACCGCGGTCCGTCAGAATATCGGAGGCGCCGAGCTTCCAACAGACCGTTATCACCTATGATCCAGCGTCACCCGGTGCAATCGCCTACGAACAGGCATCGCTGGAGATCGCAAAACGAGGAGCTAAATAA
- the rsmG gene encoding 16S rRNA (guanine(527)-N(7))-methyltransferase RsmG: MRNDDTPSNGEELFGDSWSKLDRYAQMLWDHGEERGLIGPRELPRLWSRHILNSMAINDFVPERSIAIDIGSGSGLPGIVLATTRPDVHVHLVETMERRVVWLEEVSAALGLTNVTIHRKRIQDLHGEFQVQVVTARAVAALKKLVPMSMPVLKSGGMLVALKGERAELEIEEAKPAFKKNKISTVDLHVVSVPGTDEVTRVVVAKKK, from the coding sequence TTGAGGAACGACGACACTCCATCCAACGGCGAAGAGCTCTTCGGAGACTCATGGTCGAAGCTTGACCGCTATGCGCAGATGCTGTGGGACCACGGTGAAGAGCGTGGATTGATCGGCCCCCGGGAACTTCCGCGACTGTGGTCAAGGCACATCCTTAACTCGATGGCGATCAACGACTTCGTTCCAGAACGTTCGATTGCCATCGATATCGGATCGGGAAGTGGTTTGCCCGGGATTGTTCTCGCCACGACTCGTCCCGACGTCCACGTTCATCTCGTCGAGACGATGGAGCGTCGCGTGGTGTGGCTCGAGGAAGTCTCGGCAGCGCTCGGCCTGACTAACGTGACCATTCACCGGAAACGGATTCAGGATCTGCACGGCGAATTCCAGGTTCAGGTTGTCACAGCTCGCGCGGTAGCAGCCCTGAAAAAATTGGTTCCGATGTCCATGCCGGTGCTGAAGAGCGGCGGAATGCTCGTCGCTCTCAAAGGTGAACGTGCAGAGCTGGAGATCGAGGAAGCGAAGCCGGCATTCAAGAAGAACAAGATCTCGACCGTTGATCTGCACGTCGTCAGTGTCCCGGGAACCGACGAGGTCACAAGAGTTGTCGTCGCCAAGAAGAAGTAA
- a CDS encoding discoidin domain-containing protein, with protein sequence MWPKRSDELPLDTDVSDAPWSGLQGGEDDREPASRRVNASAILLAVIALLVIVIGALALNYLTSGTDPVTLEDETTSVEGETPGGTETTPDESAEPTEDAIDYPEPTIQSVTLLNPQAANLDPSTVDSQDNPGSVSNVFDGNPATSWSSWWYSDPAFWMKDGIGLEITLAEETEITEVVLNVDGNGGLVQWRDTVNAAPNSGQIIAEGAMSAETLLTASEPVVGQTIILWFEDLPTANSDGLYRIDISEITVR encoded by the coding sequence GTGTGGCCGAAGCGTTCGGATGAGCTTCCTCTCGACACGGACGTTTCCGACGCCCCCTGGTCGGGTTTGCAGGGCGGAGAAGACGACCGTGAGCCGGCGAGCCGACGAGTGAACGCATCCGCTATTCTGCTTGCCGTCATCGCGCTGCTCGTCATCGTCATCGGCGCCCTTGCCCTGAACTACCTGACGAGCGGCACGGATCCCGTGACGTTGGAAGACGAGACAACGTCCGTGGAAGGGGAGACTCCGGGCGGGACGGAGACAACTCCCGACGAGTCTGCTGAGCCGACAGAGGATGCCATCGACTATCCCGAGCCGACCATCCAGTCGGTCACGCTTCTCAACCCGCAAGCCGCCAACCTCGATCCGTCGACGGTCGACAGCCAGGACAATCCCGGCTCAGTCTCCAACGTGTTCGATGGCAACCCCGCAACGTCATGGTCGTCCTGGTGGTACTCGGATCCGGCCTTCTGGATGAAGGACGGTATCGGGCTGGAGATTACGCTCGCTGAGGAAACGGAAATCACCGAGGTCGTCTTGAACGTTGACGGCAACGGTGGCTTGGTCCAATGGAGGGATACCGTGAATGCGGCACCGAACTCCGGGCAGATCATCGCCGAGGGCGCCATGTCCGCAGAGACGCTTCTGACAGCATCGGAGCCCGTTGTCGGCCAAACGATCATTCTCTGGTTCGAAGATCTACCGACAGCGAACTCCGATGGTCTGTACCGGATCGACATCTCTGAAATTACCGTTCGTTAA
- a CDS encoding aminotransferase-like domain-containing protein, whose product MAHTTDSSAPQSARASAGTRLDPWYSSYADRSLGMRASEVRSLFAVANRPEVVSLAGGMPNIEGLPLDFLAEMTARLMRERGPKLLQYGGGQGEEEIRTQIVEVMRHDGIHAHPDDIIVTTGSQQALDLMTEIFINPGDVVVAEAPSYVGALGVFRAYQAEVIHSPMDNDGLIPEALEDTLTRAESLGKHVKFLYTVPNFHNPAGVTLSLERRPQIVEICRRHGVIILEDNPYGLLGFDSEPLPALQTYDPDAVVYLGSFSKIFAPGYRVGWALAPYAVTQRMVLAAESAILSPNMVGQLSIAEYLKTYDWFQQVKEYRSMYRERRDAMLESLSEYLPSCSWTVPDGGFYTWVTLPEGLDAHAMLPRAVTHRVAYVSGTAFFSDGQGRDHMRLSYCYPTPDSIREGVRRLGTVVEAEKELVTMFGAERRLTHGSAVDHPSTETH is encoded by the coding sequence ATGGCACACACCACCGATAGCAGCGCACCACAGTCGGCACGTGCTTCGGCGGGTACCCGCCTCGATCCCTGGTACTCCTCCTACGCCGACCGATCGCTGGGAATGAGGGCATCCGAGGTACGCAGCCTTTTCGCCGTCGCCAACCGTCCAGAGGTTGTATCTCTCGCTGGCGGCATGCCGAACATCGAAGGCCTCCCTCTGGATTTCCTTGCCGAGATGACGGCACGGCTGATGAGGGAACGTGGACCGAAACTCCTCCAGTACGGCGGAGGGCAGGGCGAAGAGGAGATTCGCACCCAGATCGTCGAGGTCATGCGCCACGACGGCATCCACGCACATCCCGATGACATCATCGTGACGACAGGCTCCCAGCAGGCTCTCGATCTCATGACCGAGATCTTCATCAATCCCGGGGATGTGGTCGTCGCCGAGGCACCGTCCTATGTTGGCGCTCTCGGCGTTTTCCGCGCCTATCAGGCTGAGGTCATTCATTCCCCCATGGACAATGACGGCCTCATTCCAGAGGCTCTTGAGGACACTCTGACACGCGCGGAATCGCTCGGGAAGCACGTCAAATTCCTCTACACGGTTCCCAACTTCCATAATCCTGCTGGCGTCACGCTGTCGCTTGAACGCAGGCCACAGATCGTTGAGATCTGCCGCCGACACGGCGTCATCATTCTGGAAGACAACCCGTACGGACTCCTCGGTTTCGACAGCGAGCCGCTTCCAGCCCTCCAAACCTACGATCCCGACGCCGTCGTGTATCTCGGTTCCTTCTCGAAGATCTTCGCGCCCGGATATCGGGTGGGATGGGCATTGGCTCCCTACGCCGTCACGCAGCGCATGGTCCTGGCCGCGGAGTCGGCCATCCTCTCCCCGAACATGGTGGGTCAGCTATCCATCGCGGAATACTTGAAGACATACGACTGGTTCCAGCAGGTCAAGGAGTATCGCAGCATGTACCGCGAACGGCGCGATGCGATGCTCGAGTCCCTGTCGGAGTACCTGCCCAGCTGCTCGTGGACAGTCCCCGATGGCGGCTTCTACACGTGGGTGACGCTGCCGGAGGGTCTCGATGCTCACGCGATGCTGCCCCGCGCAGTCACACATCGAGTCGCCTATGTTTCGGGGACAGCATTCTTCTCTGACGGTCAGGGCCGCGATCACATGCGCCTGTCGTACTGTTATCCGACGCCCGACAGCATTCGTGAAGGCGTGCGCCGTCTCGGCACTGTTGTCGAGGCGGAGAAGGAGCTCGTGACGATGTTCGGTGCTGAACGTCGCCTCACGCATGGCTCCGCCGTCGATCATCCATCCACCGAGACTCACTGA